Proteins found in one Triticum urartu cultivar G1812 chromosome 4, Tu2.1, whole genome shotgun sequence genomic segment:
- the LOC125550740 gene encoding CCR4-NOT transcription complex subunit 11-like, translating to MSPRKDAGPSPAAAPATAPALTPSPFMPMCQMRRDECADLLKLISGVSRPLEDVVADFLARVPPERRLRFGSAIKFLLEDKVMFQPAERLIAFAILHQGYSSQLTNPFVPFLINVACDEISERPERVFLQLLLTSANEDNNKEILKQSAEDYLKEPSYASQVLLPKDRLESQYSCNDVQLQTYTSCAAATVRSAIPDPDVSQSCGDSSGISPTKLNRDNVVTNLLQQTPLRGLSPPWIRPSPPRLEILEGELQWLNLDNNHELLWDSSMCADTSRGASIRDLVGRACKGPLAPAQQEQVVLDLARDWKLVYHCGMTPEKLPDLVEHNPLIAVDVLSKLINCPDMDSYFNVLVHMEMSLHSMEVVNRLTTAVDLPPGFIHDYISNCIRSCQNIKDKYMQNRLVRLVCVFLQSLIRNKIINVEDLFIEVQAFCIAFSRIREAAGLFRLLKSLE from the exons ATGTCCCCCAGGAAGGACGCCGGCCcctcgccggcggcggcgcccgCCACCGCGCCTGCCTTAACGCCTTCCCCATTCATGCCCATGTGTCAGATGCGGCGGGATGAGTGCGCAGACCTCCTCAAGCTGATCTCAGGCGTCTCGCGCCCGCTCGAGGACGTCGTGGCGGATTTCCTCGCCCGCGTCCCGCCCGAGCGCCGCCTCCGCTTCGGTTCCGCCATCAAGTTTCTCCTCGAG GACAAGGTGATGTTTCAACCAGCTGAGCGTTTAATTGCATTTGCAATTCTTCATCAAGGGTATTCCTCACAGCTGACAAATCCGTTTGTTCCATTCTTAATAAAT GTTGCCTGTGATGAAATTTCTGAGAGACCAGAACGTGTTTTTCTCCAGCTTTTGCTAACTTCAGCTAATGAGGACAACAATAAGGAG ATCTTGAAACAGTCTGCAGAAGATTACTTGAAGGAGCCTTCTTATGCATCTCAG GTGTTGCTGCCAAAAGACCGTCTTGAAAGCCAATACTCCTGCAATGATGTTCAGCTACAGACATACACCAGTTGCGCAGCTGCTACGGTTAGAAGTGCTATTCCTGACCCAGATGTTTCCCAAAGCTGTGGTGATTCATCAGG AATATCACCGACCAAACTAAATAGAGATAATGTGGTGACGAATTTACTTCAACAAACACCACTGAGAGGATTGTCTCCTCCATGGATTAGGCCCTCTCCCCCCAGACTTGAAATACTTGAAGGGGAG TTGCAGTGGTTGAACCTGGACAACAACCATGAGCTACTATGGGATAGTAGCATGTGTGCTGACACTAGCCGAGGAGCTTCAATCCGTGATTTGGTCGGAAGAGCCTGTAAAGGACCACTTGCCCCTGCCCAACAAGAG CAAGTTGTTTTAGACTTAGCCAGGGACTGGAAGCTAGTTTATCATTGCGGAATGACACCAGAGAAGCTTCCC GACCTTGTTGAACATAATCCACTCATTGCTGTTGATGTTCTTTCAAAGCTGATCAATTGTCCTGACATGGATTC TTATTTCAATGTTCTTGTGCACATGGAAATGAGCCTGCATTCAATGGAAGTTGTAAACAGGCTTACTACAGCAGTAGATCTACCACCAGGATTCATTCATGACTACATCTCAAATTGTATTCGGTCATGCCAAAATATCAAG GATAAGTACATGCAAAACAGACTTGTGAGACTAGTTTGTGTTTTTCTACAGAGTCTCATTCGGAACAAGATAATAAATG ttgAAGATCTATTCATTGAGGTACAAGCCTTCTGCATTGCGTTTTCTCGAATAAGAGAAGCAGCTGGTTTGTTCAGGCTTCTCAAATCTCTAGAGTGA